The following are encoded in a window of Thermus hydrothermalis genomic DNA:
- a CDS encoding aminotransferase class III-fold pyridoxal phosphate-dependent enzyme, with protein MDLKALHKRHVLTPWVAQGSLNPPLVVRGEGVWLWDAEGHRYLDLSAGLVAVNLGHGHPKVVKAIAEQAATLAYAAPSLFHDKRALLAKALSDLAPWPEGARVFFTPSGAEANEDALKFVRHLTGRFKVLAAYRSFHGATHGAASLTGENRRFPAEPGIPGVVHFFAPYPYRSPFYTDDPKEEVQRALDHLERVLLHEDPYRVAALFLEPVVGSNGVIVYPEGYLEGVRALCDRYGILLVFDEVMTGFGRVGAAFAAERFGVVPDLITFAKGVTSAYVPLGGVLVRERLAERFDETPLPTGHTYAGHPLAVAAGLAAVEAYREEGLFERALALEGFFREALLALKERHPVVGEVRGLGAFFGLELVRDRETKTPLSPWHAPFSPPMQRLLQALFQEGVYLLAKHNILLVAPPLTIREEEFLEGVERLSRALRRVEVEALG; from the coding sequence ATGGACCTTAAGGCCCTTCACAAACGGCATGTCCTCACCCCCTGGGTGGCCCAGGGTTCCCTGAACCCGCCCTTGGTGGTGCGGGGCGAGGGGGTCTGGCTTTGGGATGCGGAGGGCCACCGCTACCTGGACCTCTCCGCCGGGCTCGTGGCGGTGAACCTGGGGCACGGCCACCCCAAGGTGGTGAAGGCCATCGCCGAGCAGGCGGCCACCCTGGCCTACGCCGCTCCAAGCCTCTTCCACGACAAGCGGGCCCTTCTCGCCAAGGCGCTTTCCGACCTCGCCCCGTGGCCGGAAGGGGCCAGGGTCTTCTTCACCCCCTCGGGGGCGGAGGCCAACGAGGACGCCCTCAAGTTCGTCCGCCACCTCACGGGGCGGTTTAAGGTCCTCGCCGCCTACCGCTCCTTCCACGGGGCCACCCATGGGGCGGCGAGCCTCACGGGGGAGAACCGCCGCTTTCCCGCGGAACCGGGCATCCCGGGGGTGGTGCACTTCTTCGCCCCGTACCCCTACCGGAGCCCTTTTTACACGGATGACCCCAAGGAGGAGGTGCAAAGGGCCTTGGACCACCTGGAAAGGGTCCTCCTCCACGAGGACCCTTACCGGGTAGCCGCCCTCTTCCTGGAGCCCGTGGTGGGCTCCAACGGGGTCATCGTCTACCCCGAGGGGTACCTGGAGGGGGTGCGGGCCCTATGCGACCGCTACGGCATCCTCCTGGTCTTTGACGAGGTGATGACGGGCTTCGGCCGGGTGGGGGCGGCCTTCGCCGCGGAGCGCTTTGGGGTGGTCCCCGACCTCATCACCTTCGCCAAGGGGGTGACCTCCGCCTACGTGCCTTTAGGCGGCGTCCTGGTGCGGGAGCGCCTGGCGGAGCGCTTTGACGAAACCCCTCTCCCCACGGGGCACACCTACGCCGGCCACCCCCTGGCGGTGGCGGCGGGGCTTGCGGCGGTGGAGGCCTACCGGGAGGAGGGCCTCTTTGAGCGGGCCCTGGCCCTGGAGGGCTTTTTCCGGGAGGCCCTTTTGGCTCTAAAGGAAAGGCACCCCGTGGTGGGGGAGGTGCGGGGGCTTGGGGCCTTCTTCGGCCTGGAACTGGTGAGGGACCGGGAAACCAAGACGCCCCTTTCCCCCTGGCACGCCCCTTTTAGCCCGCCCATGCAACGGCTCCTCCAGGCCCTCTTCCAGGAGGGCGTCTACCTTCTTGCCAAGCACAACATCCTCCTCGTGGCCCCGCCCCTCACCATCCGGGAGGAGGAGTTCTTGGAAGGCGTAGAGCGGCTTTCCCGCGCCCTGAGGCGGGTGGAGGTGGAGGCCTTGGGGTAG
- a CDS encoding MarR family winged helix-turn-helix transcriptional regulator codes for MVFEVLGRIWRLQRALREEAERGLKGLGGLEAWLLRVLKHHPHPTEAARRMGLPLPTVSHMLRRLEGAGFVARALDEKDLRRFAFRLTPKGEEALAQAEALMEEALRKRLSRLSPEEVQELLRLLAKLEEA; via the coding sequence ATGGTCTTTGAGGTCCTGGGCCGAATCTGGCGGTTGCAGCGGGCCCTCCGCGAGGAGGCGGAACGGGGTCTTAAGGGGCTTGGGGGCCTCGAGGCCTGGCTCTTGCGCGTCCTCAAGCACCACCCCCACCCCACGGAGGCCGCCCGGCGCATGGGGCTACCCCTGCCCACGGTGAGCCACATGCTCCGCCGCTTGGAGGGCGCAGGCTTCGTGGCCCGGGCCCTGGACGAAAAGGACCTGCGCCGCTTCGCCTTCCGCCTAACCCCCAAGGGGGAAGAGGCCTTGGCCCAAGCGGAGGCCCTCATGGAAGAGGCCCTGCGGAAGCGCCTTTCCCGGCTTTCCCCAGAGGAAGTCCAGGAACTTTTGAGGCTCTTAGCGAAACTGGAGGAAGCATGA
- the galK gene encoding galactokinase, producing MGYQEVFGVLPEASAKAPGRVNLLGEHTDYQEGYVLPTPLPYVTQVEAGRAEGRVEAYSENLKELRARPLQSGPQGDFLDYLLGVVWALREAGHPVPGARFYVKSQVPMGAGLSSSAALEVAALKALRALYRLPLSDLEVALLSQKAEVEYVGVRCGLMDQMAASLGEVGKALFLDTKTLAHENLPLPPGSRVVVLDLGLKRRLAEAGYNERRLEAEEAARRLGVPSLRQVQDLCLVESLPAPLDKRARHIVSENLRVLRGVEALRRGDARGFGELMTQSHRSLSRDYEVSLPELDALVEAALQAGAYGAKLTGAGFGGAVVALVPETGLESFRQALLQRFPGLRLL from the coding sequence ATGGGCTATCAAGAAGTCTTCGGCGTCCTGCCCGAGGCCAGCGCCAAGGCCCCGGGCCGGGTGAACCTTCTCGGCGAGCACACGGACTACCAGGAGGGCTACGTCCTGCCCACGCCTCTCCCCTACGTCACCCAGGTGGAGGCGGGGCGGGCCGAGGGCAGGGTGGAGGCCTACAGCGAAAACCTCAAGGAGCTCCGCGCCAGACCCCTCCAAAGCGGCCCCCAGGGGGACTTCCTGGACTACCTTTTGGGGGTGGTCTGGGCCCTGAGGGAGGCGGGGCACCCCGTGCCCGGGGCCCGGTTCTACGTGAAAAGCCAGGTGCCCATGGGGGCCGGGCTTTCCAGTTCGGCGGCCCTCGAGGTGGCGGCCCTAAAAGCCCTTAGGGCCCTTTACCGCCTGCCCCTGAGCGACCTGGAGGTGGCCCTCCTTTCGCAAAAGGCGGAGGTGGAATACGTGGGGGTCCGGTGCGGCCTCATGGACCAGATGGCGGCGAGCCTGGGCGAGGTGGGCAAGGCGCTTTTCCTGGACACCAAGACCCTGGCCCACGAGAACCTGCCCCTGCCCCCAGGGAGCCGGGTGGTGGTCCTGGACCTGGGGCTCAAGCGGCGCCTGGCCGAGGCCGGGTACAACGAGAGGCGCCTGGAGGCGGAGGAGGCGGCCAGGCGGCTTGGGGTGCCCTCCTTGCGCCAGGTGCAGGACCTTTGCCTGGTGGAAAGCCTCCCCGCCCCCTTGGACAAGCGGGCCCGGCACATCGTGAGCGAGAACCTGCGGGTGCTTCGGGGGGTAGAGGCCCTAAGGCGGGGGGACGCCCGGGGCTTTGGCGAGCTCATGACGCAAAGCCACCGCTCCCTCTCCCGGGACTACGAGGTGAGCCTTCCCGAGCTGGACGCCCTGGTGGAGGCGGCCCTACAGGCGGGCGCCTACGGGGCCAAGCTCACGGGGGCAGGCTTTGGCGGGGCGGTGGTGGCCCTGGTGCCCGAAACGGGCCTGGAAAGCTTCCGCCAGGCCCTCCTCCAACGCTTTCCCGGGCTTCGCCTCCTGTAG
- a CDS encoding acyl-CoA dehydrogenase family protein, whose protein sequence is MKGLFYSQGEDHYALDPDLKAILDAFSPGLPQEALSAFGRLVGEEVLEVAHHVDQDASPRLLMHDLDGNRLDRALLSPAQRALLEKLRPMVRPAYEGKGWPLHYAYGYLLADGGLYCILTITHQVAYALHKYAPEHEGVKRELLYGQAYGATWMTEIQGGSDLGANRTLARREGGAFRLYQGDKYFASGAGLADYALVTARPEGAPEGPKGLGLFLLPREVEGRLNFRVRRFKEKLATRAVPSGEVELEGSLAYPIGRLEEGIYYTLENLTVSRLANAVAAMGIAKKAHLEVLFRVGRRSAFGRKLVEHALVQRDLLEMRLRQVGGTALAFFAVAAFDRAWEERPPYSPSYHYARLLSHLAKGRTAEHGTALTALAMELFGGIGFLEDYGLARWHREALITPIWEGPANIQALDMAEAIAKKKAHEPLLEALKETPVALAHAEKALKRLAEEGPWYAKEALRRLADAVAVHALSQVAKAPFPELARLYAQAFLEGEGIPAGARRPALYHPWEG, encoded by the coding sequence ATGAAAGGCCTCTTCTATAGTCAGGGCGAGGACCATTACGCTTTGGACCCGGACCTAAAGGCGATTTTAGACGCCTTCTCTCCGGGCCTGCCCCAGGAAGCGCTTTCCGCCTTCGGCCGGCTCGTGGGGGAGGAGGTTTTGGAGGTGGCCCACCACGTGGACCAGGACGCCTCCCCTCGCCTTCTCATGCACGACCTGGACGGGAACCGCCTGGACCGGGCCCTCCTCTCCCCGGCGCAAAGGGCGCTTTTGGAAAAGCTCCGCCCCATGGTCCGCCCCGCCTACGAGGGCAAGGGCTGGCCCCTCCACTACGCCTATGGCTACCTCCTGGCGGACGGGGGGCTTTACTGCATCCTCACCATCACCCACCAGGTGGCCTACGCCCTCCATAAATACGCCCCGGAGCACGAGGGGGTGAAGCGGGAACTCCTCTATGGCCAGGCCTACGGGGCCACCTGGATGACGGAGATCCAGGGAGGAAGCGACCTGGGGGCGAACCGCACCCTGGCCCGGCGGGAAGGAGGCGCCTTCCGCCTCTACCAGGGGGACAAGTACTTCGCCTCCGGGGCGGGCCTGGCGGACTACGCCCTGGTCACGGCGAGGCCCGAGGGAGCCCCGGAGGGCCCCAAAGGGCTTGGCCTTTTCCTCCTGCCCCGGGAGGTGGAAGGGAGGCTCAACTTCCGCGTGCGCCGCTTTAAGGAAAAGCTCGCCACCCGGGCCGTGCCCTCGGGGGAGGTGGAGCTGGAGGGAAGCCTGGCCTACCCCATCGGCAGGCTGGAGGAGGGCATCTACTACACCCTGGAAAACCTCACGGTGAGCCGCCTGGCCAACGCCGTGGCCGCCATGGGCATCGCCAAGAAGGCCCACCTGGAGGTCCTCTTCCGCGTGGGGCGCCGAAGCGCCTTTGGCCGGAAGCTGGTGGAGCACGCCTTGGTGCAACGCGACCTCCTGGAGATGCGCCTGAGGCAGGTGGGGGGCACGGCCCTGGCCTTCTTCGCCGTGGCCGCCTTTGACCGGGCCTGGGAGGAGCGCCCTCCCTACTCGCCCTCCTACCACTACGCCCGCCTCCTCTCCCACCTGGCCAAGGGGCGCACGGCGGAGCACGGCACCGCCCTCACCGCCCTCGCCATGGAGCTTTTTGGCGGCATCGGCTTCCTGGAAGACTACGGGCTTGCCCGTTGGCACCGGGAGGCCCTCATCACCCCCATCTGGGAAGGCCCCGCCAACATCCAGGCCCTGGACATGGCGGAGGCCATCGCCAAAAAGAAAGCCCACGAGCCCCTCCTGGAGGCGCTAAAGGAAACCCCTGTGGCCCTGGCCCATGCGGAAAAGGCCCTAAAGCGCCTGGCCGAGGAGGGCCCCTGGTACGCCAAGGAGGCCCTCAGGCGCCTGGCGGACGCCGTGGCCGTCCACGCCCTCTCCCAGGTGGCCAAGGCCCCCTTTCCCGAGCTCGCCCGGCTCTACGCCCAAGCCTTCCTGGAAGGGGAAGGGATTCCGGCGGGCGCCAGAAGGCCCGCCCTCTACCACCCCTGGGAGGGTTAG
- a CDS encoding ABC-ATPase domain-containing protein yields MRRLADLYSLLASLEGKPYPFYKDLKGLWQGEGFALRFVHVQGDPFASPSVLEVRYPKEALDRLRVYGVAAGRVAVEDFLLRSLKERLRALPPIGGMGHSGEVRVEVESPKVLKRAGAHLGEEGLFLRFRLGLPAQGRRILGKEAARLFRALAEHLRGFLLELDERGLLRHVHQAEDFAHIQERLPERGLVAFVGEGSVLPRESGVSQRPLKGAIPFQSPPSLKVAFRVPHAGEVLGMGLPRGLTLITGGGFHGKTTLLEALVHGVYPHVPGDGREWVVTEASAARVQSEDGRSVRGVDLRPFVHDLPLGQDTAFFSTEDASGSTSLAAAILEALELGARLLLLDEDTCATNLLVRDARMQALVRRETLTPLLDRVADLKALGVSLVLVVGGVGDYLELADTVILMEEYRAREATEEARAVAEAHPTGRTFGEPRYPLAVRPRIPLPESFDPRRGRKARVKGRGLRELVYGEGVVDLSALDLFENAQVRAIGAFFQRLMRLADGKTPLKVLVERALQVEDLFSLEEAPELATLRPLELGGAVNRLRALEVR; encoded by the coding sequence GTGCGGCGGCTTGCGGACCTCTATTCCCTTCTGGCCTCCCTGGAGGGTAAGCCCTACCCCTTTTACAAGGACCTGAAGGGCCTCTGGCAAGGGGAAGGCTTCGCCTTGCGCTTCGTGCACGTGCAAGGGGACCCCTTCGCAAGCCCCTCGGTCCTGGAGGTGCGCTACCCCAAAGAGGCCCTGGACCGCCTCCGGGTCTATGGCGTGGCGGCGGGGCGGGTGGCGGTGGAGGATTTTCTCCTGAGAAGCCTCAAGGAGCGGCTTCGGGCCCTTCCCCCTATTGGCGGCATGGGCCACTCGGGGGAGGTGCGGGTGGAGGTGGAAAGCCCCAAGGTCCTAAAGCGGGCCGGGGCCCATTTGGGGGAAGAGGGGCTTTTCCTCCGCTTCCGCTTAGGCCTTCCCGCCCAGGGGCGGCGCATCCTGGGCAAGGAGGCGGCGAGGCTTTTTAGGGCTCTTGCCGAGCACCTCCGGGGCTTTCTCCTGGAGTTGGACGAAAGGGGGCTTCTCCGCCACGTGCACCAGGCGGAGGACTTCGCCCATATCCAGGAGAGGCTTCCCGAGCGGGGCCTCGTGGCCTTCGTGGGGGAGGGGAGCGTGCTTCCCCGGGAAAGCGGGGTGAGCCAGAGGCCCCTCAAGGGGGCCATCCCCTTCCAAAGCCCGCCAAGCCTCAAGGTGGCCTTCCGGGTACCCCACGCTGGGGAGGTCTTGGGCATGGGGCTTCCCCGGGGCCTCACCCTCATCACCGGCGGGGGGTTTCACGGGAAGACCACCCTCCTCGAGGCCTTGGTCCACGGGGTCTACCCCCATGTGCCCGGGGACGGGCGGGAGTGGGTGGTGACGGAGGCTTCGGCCGCGCGGGTCCAGTCGGAGGACGGAAGGAGTGTGAGGGGCGTGGACCTAAGGCCCTTCGTCCACGACCTCCCCTTGGGCCAGGACACGGCCTTCTTCTCCACCGAGGACGCCTCGGGCTCCACGAGCCTGGCGGCGGCCATCCTCGAGGCCCTGGAGCTCGGCGCCCGCCTCCTCCTCTTAGACGAGGACACCTGCGCCACCAACCTCCTGGTGCGGGACGCCCGCATGCAGGCCTTGGTGCGGCGGGAAACCCTGACGCCCCTACTGGACCGGGTGGCGGACCTCAAGGCCCTCGGGGTGAGCCTGGTCCTGGTGGTGGGGGGCGTGGGGGACTATCTGGAGCTTGCGGACACCGTGATCCTCATGGAGGAGTACCGGGCGCGGGAGGCCACGGAGGAGGCCCGGGCCGTGGCGGAGGCCCACCCCACGGGCCGCACCTTCGGCGAGCCCCGCTACCCCTTGGCCGTGCGCCCCAGGATCCCCTTGCCCGAAAGCTTTGACCCGAGGCGGGGGCGGAAGGCCCGGGTGAAGGGGCGGGGCCTCCGGGAGCTGGTGTACGGGGAGGGGGTGGTGGACCTCTCCGCTTTGGACCTCTTTGAGAACGCCCAGGTGCGGGCCATCGGCGCCTTCTTCCAGCGCCTCATGCGCCTGGCGGACGGCAAGACCCCCCTGAAGGTCCTGGTGGAGCGGGCTTTGCAGGTGGAGGACCTCTTCTCCCTGGAGGAGGCCCCGGAGCTCGCCACGCTCCGCCCCCTGGAGCTCGGCGGGGCGGTGAACCGGCTCCGGGCCCTGGAGGTGCGCTAA
- a CDS encoding metal ABC transporter substrate-binding protein, which produces MWRLWAFFLLAPALAQVRVAATTPILADLVGQVGSKRVEVVAVVPPGADPHTFEPTPAVAKALSRSRILFANGLGLEPFLPKLQNLLPKGARVVRLGEGMPGLICEEAPHADEHAHGPCDPHLWLDPTYALRYAERIAEELIRLDPGGKALYEANLRRFQKEVERRDQAFRACGLNGVKVVAQHDAFRYFARRYGLVVVGTLSGSGTQEVGSRRFLALLEKAKREGVKLLLAEPQFGGTALKALAEALGARIALLYTDTLDARVPTYLALLDHNLKALCP; this is translated from the coding sequence ATGTGGCGCCTATGGGCCTTTTTCCTTCTGGCTCCCGCCCTGGCCCAGGTGCGGGTGGCGGCCACCACCCCCATCCTGGCGGACCTGGTGGGGCAGGTGGGGAGCAAGCGGGTGGAGGTGGTGGCGGTGGTGCCCCCCGGGGCCGACCCCCACACCTTTGAGCCCACCCCGGCGGTGGCCAAAGCCCTATCCCGAAGCCGGATCCTTTTCGCCAACGGCCTCGGCCTCGAGCCCTTCCTGCCCAAGCTCCAAAACCTCCTCCCCAAGGGGGCGCGGGTGGTGCGCCTCGGGGAAGGGATGCCCGGGCTCATCTGCGAGGAAGCGCCCCACGCCGACGAACACGCCCACGGCCCCTGCGACCCGCACCTCTGGCTAGACCCCACCTACGCCCTGCGCTACGCCGAGCGCATCGCAGAGGAGCTTATCCGCCTGGACCCGGGAGGGAAGGCCCTCTACGAGGCCAACCTCCGCCGCTTCCAAAAGGAGGTGGAAAGGCGGGACCAGGCCTTTCGGGCCTGCGGCCTTAATGGGGTCAAGGTGGTGGCCCAGCACGACGCCTTCCGCTACTTCGCCCGCCGCTACGGCCTCGTCGTGGTGGGCACCCTAAGCGGGAGCGGGACCCAGGAGGTGGGGAGCAGGCGCTTCCTCGCCCTCCTAGAGAAGGCCAAGCGGGAAGGGGTAAAGCTCCTCCTCGCCGAGCCCCAGTTCGGGGGCACCGCCCTAAAAGCCCTGGCGGAGGCCCTAGGGGCCCGGATCGCCCTCCTCTACACGGACACCCTGGACGCCAGGGTACCCACCTACCTGGCCCTCCTGGACCACAACCTGAAGGCCCTTTGCCCATAA